In the Desulfuromonas sp. KJ2020 genome, CGACCACCTGAAACCTTTTCTTGAAAAGGTCGTTCGCGAAAGACTGGCTCCGGCGGCCCTGGGCAAAGAGCTGTTGAGGGTTCTGCAGGACTATGGTGCTTTTGCCAAGACGCTTCCGAGCGATTTGAAGGAATTCATCAACCGGGTCAATAAAAATAAGTTCAAAATCGATCTCGAGCATCGGGGACTGGAAAAAATGATTTCCGACCTCGATAAATCTAGCAACCGCCTCTCCTTCAGTCTGGTTATCGGCTCCCTTATTGTCGGTTCGTCCCTCATCATGCAGACCGAAAAGGGGCCTCTCCTTTTCAACTTCCCGATACTGGGTCTTTTGGGATATTCCATCGCCGGTTTCCTGGGACTTTGGCTTGCAATCGCCATTCTCCGTTCTGGTCGTCTGTAGACTCGCCCAACATTTCTTCCTGCACCTTTTCTCCACATATTATGAAACCCTGACTGTAGACTTTAAACCACACCATCCCACTTTTTCCACCACAACATCCTCCCACCAACGCGCCCACCCCCACATAAAAACACACCATATCAACAACTTACAGATCATAACATAAATGGCAGACTTATTGCACTCCTATGGGGCGTCAACAAAAAGACATTCATATATTGCATTAATACCCAGGAGACCCCTGTCGATGATTTTTCAACGCACAATCGCCCAGACGACCTCCATATCCGGTATCGGCCTTCACTCCGGCCATCGGATCAACATGACCCTTCGCCCGGCGGAGGCAGGAACTGGCATTGTTTTCCACCGTTCAGAAGGCGATCGCGTCGTTTCCATTGAGGCTGTTTCCGCCAATGTTGTGGACACCCGACTAGCCACGGTTCTTGGCAAAAATGGCTTGCAGGTTTCTACCGTTGAACATTTTATGGCGGCGCTTACAGCCTTCGGCATCGACAACCTTCATGTGGATATCGACGGTCCTGAAATTCCGGTCATGGATGGCAGCGCGGTTCCTTTTGTCGAACTACTGCAGGAAGCCGGCGTGAGCAACCTGGCACGCAGCCGCAAGTTTTTGGTGGTTCGCAAGCCCATCACGGTTATTGACGGTGAAAAACGCGTCAGCCTCATTCCTTCGCGCTTTTTTCGCATCACCGCCGAGATTGCTTTTGAGCATCCCTGCATCGCTCATCAGCAGCGATCAATCAAGTTTTCCCGCGAAGGCTTTATCAAAGACATCGCCCCGGCCCGAACTTTTGGATTTCTCAAAGAGGTGGAATATCTCAAAGCCAACGGGTTAGCCCGTGGCGGCTCCATGGAAAACGCTGTGGTCATTGGCGAGGA is a window encoding:
- the lpxC gene encoding UDP-3-O-acyl-N-acetylglucosamine deacetylase, with the protein product MIFQRTIAQTTSISGIGLHSGHRINMTLRPAEAGTGIVFHRSEGDRVVSIEAVSANVVDTRLATVLGKNGLQVSTVEHFMAALTAFGIDNLHVDIDGPEIPVMDGSAVPFVELLQEAGVSNLARSRKFLVVRKPITVIDGEKRVSLIPSRFFRITAEIAFEHPCIAHQQRSIKFSREGFIKDIAPARTFGFLKEVEYLKANGLARGGSMENAVVIGEDKILNPEGLRFSDEFVRHKILDSVGDFSLLGYSILGHFKTFKAGHDINHKIVEEILASPDCWKLVEFSEEDVRNALNANSPAYATELAISKA